Part of the Mixophyes fleayi isolate aMixFle1 chromosome 12, aMixFle1.hap1, whole genome shotgun sequence genome is shown below.
cATTCAGGGGAAcaggcaaaaacaaaacatattcttGCAAAGATTTACAAGTGCTAAAACATTGACAAAGAGTAAActattattttactttactttaagaTTGGACAATACTAATTGATTATTACTTGTCAACTGATTTATCcgtgtttttaaatgtattattagtgTTATTACCCTTTTTAATAGAGTGCTAACATATTATACacctctgtacagagaatgtttattcattcacatcCATCATTGCCTCAGTAGACCTTAGTCTAATTTCTCTATCACAGACGAACAAATGCACATATACACTGTAGTCAATTTATTTAGAAGCACACATGTGTAAACAGGAAGAGGATACGTTGGCACACAAAGAGCGCACTGGGCAGTTTTTGAAACCCAAGGATCCAGTGGTACATTGCTAATTAATGTGCCACAATTCTCAACTTGTTTAATTACTTAATTAGGCTATATGAATTAATGGACACACTTTACCAAAGCGTATACAGTAGTACCTCAGCATCCCAATGTTCATGctttcatatttttttcatttagtaTTTGTTATTGGTTTTCAAGTACAAATTGATGACCATGCAAATTTAGCTTAGGCTTTTAAGATCATATGCCATTCTAAAAGTGTTGGCTGCATTAACAAAGTGGGCTATTAGTGGGAAGATGGGAAATAGAAAAGGAAGTAAAGCAGAAATAAACATTGTTAGGCAGCAATGGGCCATGTAAGATGAAAGCACTTATTTGGAGGGTTAAGTAACATGGTAAAATAAAGTGGGAAACATTccatttttactttatattttgatTCAGCAGTAAGTTCTAGTCAACTTTCCATGAGTGTTTTGCCCTCACTATTGTGATCTTAGTGGATTGAAAACTATGTAGCCTTTTGGAACGTCCAGAGTCTTATTTCCTAATACAGACAGTGTGAGACATTGTGACCGAACAGCAAAAAAAATCAAGCCATATACTCTACACCAAACTCTGTGCTTTAGGCCAAACCGACCGTCTACTGAGTACATTCCTCTCAAACCTTAAACCCTGAAGCAATGTGGTGAATCATATGGTGTCAACATAACCATCCTAGAGGGAGGGGTTACCATCATATTTAAACTTTTGCTACTAGATCCCATTCCATTTCTTTGGAACCTTCCCCTATGCAGTAAGTCATATTTCTTTCTGTTCATCACATAAACATATCAATAAACCAATTTCATTACAGATAAACACAGTGATTTATTGGCTAGTATAAGCATAAAATAATTCATACCCACACATTTGTTAAACAGATGCACTCTGTATGATCTTAGCCGTAGCAAACACACAAGCTAAGTCAGAGATTGATTTCTTTATATACACAACAAGTGACACAGTATCTAAGAGGTGCTCAGTCTGCTAATCCCCTTCTATCTTCCCATACCAGCATGTCCATGGGATTCCTGGTGGAAGAGACTGCTCCAATTGTATGGAGAGGGTTGATGGTCATGTCTGCGATTGAGCGATTACTAAGACAGGTGAGAATCGCAAAAcccaaagaagaaaaaatatttccCTGCTGTTTTTTCACTGACAAAATATCCCAAATTTTGCAGCATCTACTTGTATTAATCTGTGGCAATGTATCTCTATGTCTTGGTACAGGTGGATTGGGGAGAATTGGACTACCTTGTTATAGACATGCCACCTGGAACTGGAGATGTGCAGCTTTCTATCTCTCAGAACATCCCAATCTCTGGTATGGAGTAAACGCATTCCAGAATCCTTAGCAGCCCAATAGCTTATTCTGTATCACAGAAAGAAATAGTCTCTGAATCACTATATGACTGGATTAGTAACTAGACAAAGACATACCCAAGATATGAGCTATTAATTGCTCATTTAGAGTGAAGAAGTTCATGATTCTCCATTTTCAATTATTTCCATTTATATTCCATCTGCCCTGGCATGAAATGTGTTTAATGTATCTTCCCTTAATACTATAGTGTTTACTAAAAGCAGATTTATTAATCTACCTATATAAGAATCATCTAGGGGTGAACTACCTGCCCTGCACTTATGTGCCAAAGCGGATCTGTCTGCAGGTGGACGTTCTGTGTCGAGAGAAGCCCGTGTTATGCTCTAATAACCAAATGACTCACACAGCTGCCATGTAAATGTCATCTTCCACAAGTTCCTTCTCCCATTGGAGAGgcttatttgaatattttgtctCATGGTTCATTTCCCGAAAGTCTTTCCCCAGTGCTACTCCTTGTTCTGCTGAGGCCTAATCTATTTAGTACATGTTATGTTAAATTGCTGAGTTGGCTTAGGAAGCGATCATTAGTGTTGAAGTGGCATGTATAAGTTTTCATCTACCATTAAAGTACTCATTCAGTTAAAATGTGCATTGGGATTTCCCCTCCCCGGCCCACTGTTTTGGTCATTATATGTTCTCAGCAGGAGGCAGTGGGAGCAAGATCTCATTCCAGCCAGTGAGTGGGAGCACAGTAACTAAATGATTTATCTTCCCAGGGGCTGTGATAGTCTCAACTCCGCAGGACATTGCATTGCTGGATGCTCGCAGAGGGGCTGAAATGTTTCAGAAAGTCAATGTTCCTGTAAGTTTCAGTTCGCTTACGTTTTATCTCTAGCCTTATCTCATTTTATTGTCATAGAGGAGAGAGGTTGATGGATTCATACAGGAGTGAATCACCACTACAGTTGTTCATTTTCTATTAGCCATTCTGAAATCAGTTTATACTCTTTGTTTAGATAATTGCTCATATCCGGAAACTGgctaaaatatttctttaaagagAATTATCGTAAATTAAATTGTCAAAGATCTTTCCATGCTGTGTAAAACAGGGATATTCTTAAGATGATTTGTTTCAGGTTATGGTGCTTGGTCATGAATTCGGGCTACCATTTTCTGATAAATTGGCCACTGGGATTATTGCTCTGTTAaggtatttatatttttcatggaCAGAACAAGCAAAACTGTATCTCCCATTGACCTTAATAAGTGAGTGCAGAAAAAGCTTTCTGTGCACTTGCgatatttattaaagataaagaggaaaaaaataattattattgggGTGTTCTGTGCCTTTAAAGCAGCACTAAAATGCAAACTGCGTTTAATCAGTGGAAACGTTTTAGGAACTAATAGTACTGAAGATATTTCTGTTAAAGAAACAGTAAATATTAAGTTAAGGCGGCCTCCCCTCATTCACATGCGCCACATTAAATAGTGGGGACATGGGTGGGTATATTACGACAGGAGGGGTGGGAAATAAGAGGACTATAAGTCCCAAAGTTACAGCTAGGACATTGTTGACTACATGGGAGCATGAAAGTCATCCCTGTAAATGAGTAGTTCTGGATATAAAAAGGAAACTGATTGTTCTTTCTGGCTGTCGACAGGTGCTGGGCTTAGTGCAGAACATGAGTGTTTTCCGCTGTCCAAACTGCAATCATGAGACCCATATCTTTGGAGCAGATGGTGCACGGCAACTTGCAGCTTCCATGGGACTGGATATTCTAGGTAGGAAGACTGTCACCCATAATCACCTGCTATTAGCAACTGTAAAAGCTTTGACAGCACAAAGCCACCCTCACAGTCCATGTTAGTGTGTAGTAAACCCATAAGCTCACTGACCTACTTATTCTGGTGATTGATTTCAAGAATTATTCTCCCAATTTTATCCCATCCCTCCTGCTCGTAAATGTCACCTAAAAGGAGAGTTGGCAAACAGGAATGCACATAGCCTACTTCTGATGTAGAAAGGCAATTTATATCTATACATCCAATCAAAAAATATTGAAAGGTCTGTCAAACTGCCCTAGCATATTTTCAAAGttcaaatagtgtgtgtgtgtgtgtgtgtgtgtgtgtgtgtgtgtgtgtgtgtgtgtgtgtgtgtgtgtgtgtgtgtgtgtacatattatatacacagtgacggtatgaaaaatgtaagtgaatggaatttgatagtttttacattgaaagcagtaggagaagtagtgaTACATTTGTGTCTATAAAATTGATTTTTCGTGTACTATCCCAGAACACATGTTAGTGTTGAGGCACACATTAGTGTGTAAGATTGCTTAGTGAGGCCCCTTTCACCTGTATAAAAATCCTCCAGGCGCAGCGTGGAACAATATCTGTGCCCTCATTGTCCACTTAGGGGctgcataaaaacaaaaacgttcATCTATTTGTTGAATGGTTACCATGTAAAAATACCATTTACCCTTAACCTTtcacatatttgtatttttttaactctATTTTTTGACAGATTTTAATATGAcatgcccaggggagggctggcaaattttagcccggggggtaacactcgactcagcagcctattagaagtGTTTTaacgggaaaaaaaaatgcaggtgacccagcctaaggtaacCTGCTATGGGACCGGCTTGGGAGATCAGATGCCCCTAGCCCATCCTGCTCCTGGACATGCCCTTTTGCTAATAATGTTTTCGTGGAATTCCCCTCCTCCTCAAATACTCATGCTGGTCATTTAAATCCCCTGACTTGCCTTGATTGTTTTAAGTGAAAATGTTCCCTTAAGGGGAATGTCTCAGAAGGGAGAGTTTAGCCTTTTAAATTATTCATAATGATAAAATGTATCTGTTGTATTTACAGATAGTTATCCTTCCCATTCTTACAGAAATCTTTGCATAGTTAAAGTGATTGTTCACTTTTAGCAAATTGACACATGCTCCATGCTTATGTTTGTGGTAGAACTCAAGAATCATGGGtctatcactaatatatatatatatatatatatatatatatgtgtgtgtgtgtgttttctttgtgCCTAGGTGACATCCCCCTACATATTAACATTAGGGAAACCTGTGACTTGGGCAAGCCAGTGGTGGTATCTGATCCAGAGAGCAATGAGGTAAGCTATCCTGCCAAACTCGTAACATGAGTTATGTCTGTCACATGAGTTACTTACTGGTGTTTTTGGCATAGTTATTTATTATGGACAAACTAGACCTCTATTATTTTTGCAGGCCAAGGCCTACTTGAGTATTGCACAGCAAATAATGAGCAGAATCTGCTAAATGGAAGTGGTGAAATATCCACATCACAAACAAATGAACGTATTCTTGTAAGAGCTACATGAAAAAGGATCTGTTGAGCATTAAGCAGCGAGAAGCTTCAGTGTATGGTGAGAAGGACATGGTACTGTTATCTGATGAAGAGAACACCACGATGGTGCCTCCTGAGGAGTTAGGCTCCTATGTTTATAAGAACTTTAAGACATTTTAGGGATTTTTGGAGGTGAAATACTTTTGTGCACATTATGCAGTCATAAGTCTCATAATGTCATCGAACTGCACTTCTACACCAGAAACAAATGTGAATTGTGTTGTCAGTGCCTCTTGCTCCTGCCATGATCCGTTGGCACCATTAAGCGTTTCAAGAATTTGAGAAACTTTGATCTCCCGATCTGTTCAAAATAGTGTTGGGTTAAAATTTATTCAGAAAGGATACTAAATCCTGTCCAACAATAAACACATTAGCGTGGGTGTTTGGTCATTGGCTCTCAAGAATCATTGTGACATCTGGTCATTCAGCTCGCCACCTAAATGACTAGATTTGTGACTGTTTTTGCATCTTTGTCTGAATGCCTACAATATATTGTGTATTACGTGCCTTACAATACCATGTAATAAATTACCACTGTATAGTTATTGGATAACAGAGAGGGAAACAACACAGAAACCACCATTATAGTCTATAATTGCTTTGCAGAACACAATGTAGCAGGAAGACAAtggtttatattttaattatatacaaGATACTTTTTATTCTCATTTGTGGAGGTGACATATAGAATATGTTGGCATGATGCTCTGTACTGGCAGGAAACTCATTAGTAACTCATTATTTAGAGCTGCTCTGGGCGGTCCAAACATTTGCTTTTAAGAGAGCTGCTTGTGGATGTGGACTGAATAACGAAAGAAATAGGATGTCGTATAATAGCAACGTACAGAATTTGTCAGCAAAAGTGATGGCTCCTAAAACCCACGAGGGTATCTCCAACTGAACAGTCCTGCTATTGAGTTTTGAAACTTTTTGGATGTTTTTACCTGTTacggttttatttattaaagaacaTATCTGCAATTGAAGCTTACAGCTGTATTTCTCATTTATTACATTCTGCCTCAGTATAAGTAAACAACTTCCAAAGGAAAGCAAATAAGAAAGGGTATTGGAATGCTGGCACCCATCTCCTGAACCTTACATTACCCACACTTTTATCTGCAGTTTTATCTGTGTTCTATGTGAGTAAATAATACATTTGCATATGCTATATGAAACCACCACCCTGCattgatgttttatattttagattGTAGAAAACCAGAAagcaaaatacatttgtaaacacCAGTGTACTATTCTGTTTTATAGGTACTTAAATTCTAGAGAACTGGTGAACACTTGACTCTGCAATATATTTGTTTAGCACATACATGTTTAAATTGGGTTattgttagagatgagcgggctcggattccgctaatccgagcccacccgaacagtgcggatccgaacgggatccgagcactgttcggatatttccggcgggcaaaaaattgaaaacgaggctctgtcgtccaagtctcgcgtcgaatctcgcgaggggtgggagggagggcccagaacaattccatcttgtacctctttttttggcattatgtgctcaagctacctcggtgcaaccttttggcctaaaaacaatattgtgaggtgttcagaatagactggaaattagtggaaatgattgttattgaatgttattgaggttaataatagcgtaggagtgaaaaaaaaaaccccacaaaactggtttttagcactttttatgcttttttaaaaataaatcagaaccaaaacctttcgtcaggtgttttgcgaaacaaatccgaacccaaaacctcaagcaaatccgaatccaaaacacgagacaccaaaagtggccggtgcatatCCCTAGTTattgtagaactgtctgagttcaaatcaaaagcagaggctggagagctgtgagaacatgtctttactgtgtggtatat
Proteins encoded:
- the NUBPL gene encoding iron-sulfur cluster transfer protein NUBPL; protein product: MAAVRGLVFIAVRAQTFLQRGQYVSATAVCFSTTTGSREEKLKDRQAQVMSRGLPKQKPIPGVKHVLVVASGKGGVGKSTTAVNLALGIAASNRVNAVGLLDADVYGPSIPRMMNLKGNPEVSSKNLMIPLNNYGIRCMSMGFLVEETAPIVWRGLMVMSAIERLLRQVDWGELDYLVIDMPPGTGDVQLSISQNIPISGAVIVSTPQDIALLDARRGAEMFQKVNVPVLGLVQNMSVFRCPNCNHETHIFGADGARQLAASMGLDILGDIPLHINIRETCDLGKPVVVSDPESNEAKAYLSIAQQIMSRIC